In a genomic window of Octadecabacter temperatus:
- a CDS encoding peroxiredoxin, giving the protein MTISVGDKLPDVMLVKMGEDGPEGISVSTLTEGRTVVIFAVPGAFTPTCHSAHVPSFIRTKDEFLESGVDEIICLSVNDPFVMGNWGEVTGATEAEIAMIGDPSAEFTKAIGMDFSAPPAGLVDRSKRYAMVVMDGEVKILHEEKSPGECEISAGEALLDALE; this is encoded by the coding sequence TGGGTGAAGACGGTCCTGAAGGGATTTCCGTTTCAACACTGACCGAAGGGCGCACTGTCGTCATCTTCGCAGTACCTGGTGCCTTCACGCCAACGTGTCACTCTGCACACGTGCCGAGCTTCATTCGCACCAAGGATGAATTTCTTGAAAGCGGTGTGGATGAGATCATCTGTCTGTCCGTCAATGACCCGTTCGTTATGGGAAACTGGGGTGAAGTGACCGGCGCGACTGAGGCAGAAATCGCGATGATCGGCGACCCGAGTGCGGAATTCACCAAAGCGATCGGCATGGACTTCTCAGCACCACCCGCAGGCCTCGTTGATCGTTCAAAGCGTTACGCGATGGTTGTGATGGACGGTGAAGTGAAAATTCTTCACGAGGAGAAAAGCCCCGGCGAATGCGAGATTTCCGCCGGCGAAGCACTGCTCGACGCATTAGAATAA
- a CDS encoding 4a-hydroxytetrahydrobiopterin dehydratase yields the protein MSDALDNAGRNALVAAGWNVGETSAQKTFTFRNFVEAFGWMTSVAIVAEKLNHHPEWSNVYKTVNVTLITHDTGGLTDLDLKLAKRMDALAK from the coding sequence ATGAGTGATGCCTTAGACAATGCTGGGCGCAACGCTTTGGTTGCGGCGGGCTGGAACGTTGGTGAAACCTCCGCCCAAAAGACGTTCACGTTTCGCAATTTTGTTGAAGCGTTCGGCTGGATGACCTCGGTTGCTATCGTTGCCGAAAAACTGAACCATCATCCTGAATGGTCGAATGTCTACAAAACCGTCAATGTTACGCTCATCACCCATGACACAGGTGGTTTAACGGATCTGGACCTGAAGCTAGCAAAACGCATGGATGCGCTGGCCAAGTAG
- a CDS encoding GNAT family N-acetyltransferase produces the protein MDGSTIEITTHTSLATVDPAAWDACACPEASDGRAIDPFTTYRFLKALEDSGSVGGGTGWSPHYLTADQNGEIIACAPLYGKSHSQGEYMFDHNFAQAFERSGGRYYPKLQIAVPFTPATGRRFLTRAGHEVQGMSALVQGAVQIVSDNDLSSFHTTFCTEAEALAGAEMGLLPRTSQQYHWMNDGYADWDGFLDVLSSRKRKTLRKERKAAQAFGGEIVQLTGAQIQPHHWDAMWEFYQDTGARKWGQPYLTREFFEIAHAQMRDDVLLVFAMQDGVPIAGAFNMIGRDTLYGRYWGCTQHHPCLHFEICYYQAIDYAIAHGLKRVEAGAQGEHKLARGYLPATTHSLHWFNDAGFRGAVAEYLERERAAVDEEIEILTSYGPFKAVKVEEQE, from the coding sequence ATGGACGGCAGTACAATTGAAATCACGACCCACACGTCACTCGCGACGGTTGATCCTGCCGCGTGGGATGCCTGTGCTTGCCCTGAGGCCAGCGATGGCCGTGCGATTGACCCGTTCACGACTTACCGGTTTTTAAAAGCGCTTGAAGACAGCGGTAGCGTGGGCGGCGGAACCGGGTGGAGCCCACACTATCTGACGGCGGATCAAAATGGCGAAATCATTGCTTGTGCGCCGCTCTATGGCAAAAGCCACTCGCAGGGCGAGTACATGTTTGACCACAACTTCGCGCAAGCGTTTGAAAGGTCCGGTGGGCGGTATTACCCTAAACTACAAATTGCGGTTCCGTTCACCCCAGCAACAGGTCGAAGGTTCCTAACACGCGCCGGGCATGAGGTTCAGGGCATGTCCGCGCTTGTTCAAGGCGCTGTGCAGATTGTGTCGGACAATGATCTTTCATCCTTCCACACGACATTCTGTACTGAGGCTGAAGCGTTGGCAGGAGCCGAGATGGGACTGTTGCCGCGAACATCGCAGCAATACCACTGGATGAATGACGGTTACGCGGATTGGGACGGCTTTCTGGATGTGCTGTCATCGCGAAAGCGCAAAACACTTCGTAAGGAACGCAAAGCAGCGCAAGCGTTCGGCGGCGAGATCGTCCAGCTGACCGGAGCGCAAATTCAACCGCACCATTGGGATGCGATGTGGGAGTTCTACCAAGACACCGGCGCACGGAAATGGGGGCAGCCCTACCTTACGCGTGAATTTTTCGAGATCGCCCATGCGCAAATGCGCGATGACGTGTTATTGGTTTTTGCGATGCAAGATGGTGTGCCGATCGCGGGCGCGTTCAATATGATTGGCCGCGATACACTTTACGGGCGATATTGGGGTTGCACGCAACATCACCCCTGCCTGCATTTTGAAATCTGCTATTATCAAGCCATCGATTACGCGATTGCGCATGGGTTGAAACGTGTTGAGGCCGGCGCGCAAGGCGAGCACAAGTTGGCGCGTGGCTATCTCCCCGCTACGACCCATTCGTTACACTGGTTTAATGATGCTGGGTTTCGCGGCGCTGTTGCAGAGTATCTTGAGCGGGAACGCGCGGCTGTGGATGAGGAAATTGAAATTCTTACGTCTTATGGTCCGTTCAAAGCCGTGAAGGTCGAGGAGCAAGAATGA
- a CDS encoding glycerophosphodiester phosphodiesterase family protein, whose translation MTLPVSFLAQPLAHRALHDDKVAENSMAAIRAAVAAGYGIEIDIHPSKDGVPMVFHDYDLGRLTHETGPVAMRTAAELGGIRLSGGGGCIPTLAQVLKAVAKRVPLLIEIKDQDGALGPNVGELEEAVCEELKGYAGDVALMSFNPHSVAACQSFAPDLPRGITTCPYPAKDWPIVPETVRSTLREIPDFDRVGACFISHQQDDLTSPSVAALKARGIPVLCWTVRSPEVEARARQIADNITFEGYRA comes from the coding sequence GTGACGCTGCCTGTTTCCTTCTTGGCGCAGCCTTTGGCGCACCGTGCCTTGCACGATGACAAGGTTGCAGAAAACTCAATGGCGGCTATTCGGGCCGCTGTCGCCGCGGGCTACGGGATTGAAATCGACATCCATCCGTCAAAAGATGGTGTGCCGATGGTGTTTCATGACTACGACCTTGGGCGGCTAACGCATGAGACTGGGCCTGTGGCAATGCGGACTGCCGCAGAGCTTGGGGGGATCCGTCTTTCCGGTGGGGGCGGTTGCATCCCGACTTTGGCACAAGTTCTGAAGGCTGTTGCGAAGCGCGTACCGTTGCTGATTGAGATCAAGGACCAAGACGGCGCGCTAGGCCCCAACGTAGGCGAACTTGAGGAGGCTGTGTGCGAGGAACTTAAGGGCTATGCTGGCGACGTCGCGCTAATGTCGTTCAATCCGCATTCAGTCGCGGCCTGTCAGAGTTTTGCACCGGACTTGCCGCGCGGGATTACAACGTGCCCCTATCCTGCAAAGGATTGGCCAATCGTGCCCGAAACGGTGCGTTCCACCCTACGTGAAATCCCTGATTTTGATCGTGTAGGTGCCTGTTTCATCAGCCACCAGCAGGATGATCTTACTTCGCCTTCCGTGGCAGCATTGAAAGCACGCGGTATTCCGGTTTTGTGTTGGACAGTACGCAGTCCTGAAGTTGAAGCACGCGCCCGCCAAATTGCGGACAACATCACCTTTGAGGGATACCGTGCTTGA
- a CDS encoding RidA family protein, whose translation MSIEARLKKLGVTLPDAPAPAANYVPWVKTGNLLFVSGQISANSDGFITGKLGETMTAEEGAEAAKSCAISLLAQLKAGCDGDIERLVRVVKLVGFVNSTPEFGDQPKVINGCSDFMVEALGDKGRHSRSAVSAASLPFGVAVEIEAIFEIA comes from the coding sequence ATGTCGATCGAAGCCCGTTTAAAAAAACTTGGCGTTACCCTGCCTGACGCCCCTGCCCCAGCTGCGAATTATGTTCCGTGGGTTAAGACCGGAAACCTATTGTTTGTATCTGGCCAGATCTCGGCCAATTCGGATGGGTTCATCACTGGAAAGCTCGGCGAGACAATGACCGCAGAAGAGGGCGCAGAAGCGGCTAAATCCTGTGCGATCAGTCTTCTTGCGCAACTGAAGGCTGGCTGTGATGGCGATATTGAACGACTTGTGCGGGTTGTGAAGCTGGTTGGATTCGTGAATTCCACACCAGAATTTGGCGACCAGCCGAAAGTGATCAATGGCTGTTCGGACTTCATGGTCGAAGCGTTAGGCGACAAGGGCCGCCATTCGCGCAGTGCTGTTTCAGCCGCATCGCTGCCGTTTGGAGTGGCCGTTGAAATCGAAGCAATCTTTGAAATCGCGTGA
- a CDS encoding MlaA family lipoprotein, translating to MLHSVLTNSRTGCALLALVALSACAVQQPGAEFNDPFEETNRSVHAFNKGLDRAILRPAGQVAAALPVEITEPVANFADNVGLPGAVANGLLQGDIGGSATNTFRFLINTTVGIGGLFDPAGAIGLDEEPTDFGETLSVWGVPEGAYVELPVFGPSTQRDMVGIIVDTIFDPLDQVGTSPQLDYGTGSRVAGIAITRGTFMDTFDSVLYESADSYAQARLAYLQNRRFELGEEPPAGDEIDPFSGDLSLEGFE from the coding sequence TTGTTACATTCTGTTCTGACTAATTCGCGCACCGGATGCGCTCTACTCGCGCTCGTAGCGCTGTCGGCCTGCGCTGTTCAGCAGCCAGGGGCAGAGTTCAACGATCCGTTCGAAGAGACAAACCGCAGCGTTCATGCCTTTAACAAAGGCCTTGATCGCGCGATTTTACGTCCTGCCGGACAGGTTGCCGCGGCTTTACCCGTAGAAATCACTGAACCCGTCGCGAACTTTGCGGACAACGTTGGGCTTCCGGGTGCGGTGGCAAATGGTTTGTTGCAGGGCGACATTGGTGGATCCGCAACGAATACCTTCCGCTTCTTGATCAATACAACGGTCGGCATTGGCGGTCTGTTTGATCCTGCAGGTGCCATTGGCTTGGATGAGGAACCGACTGATTTTGGCGAAACCCTTTCCGTTTGGGGCGTTCCAGAAGGCGCCTACGTTGAATTGCCGGTGTTCGGCCCATCTACCCAGCGCGACATGGTTGGAATTATTGTTGATACGATTTTTGACCCCCTCGATCAGGTCGGAACATCACCACAACTTGACTACGGAACAGGCTCTCGTGTTGCGGGCATCGCCATAACACGTGGTACATTTATGGATACCTTCGACAGCGTTTTGTATGAAAGCGCCGACAGCTACGCGCAGGCGCGCCTAGCGTACTTGCAAAACCGCCGGTTCGAATTAGGTGAAGAACCACCTGCCGGCGATGAAATTGACCCATTCTCAGGTGATCTGAGTCTTGAAGGATTTGAGTAA
- a CDS encoding MlaC/ttg2D family ABC transporter substrate-binding protein, with translation MTNQTFSRRNIMALGGAGALATLPLPSFALTGGQAEGLVNSAVADINGVIQSGASVNSMIRSFKGIFDRYSDTSYVAAYALGNDGRSASNAQKSAFADAFGNYLADKYGRRFNEFAGGQIQVQGSRTVNSYIEVRTLAVLRNQSPFQVDFHVSDRPGRPVFFNLIIEGINMLLSERAEIGAMLDARGGNLDTLIRDLS, from the coding sequence ATGACGAACCAAACATTTTCCCGTCGTAACATCATGGCGCTTGGTGGCGCTGGCGCATTGGCAACACTGCCATTGCCAAGCTTTGCGCTGACGGGCGGTCAGGCTGAAGGTCTGGTGAATTCTGCTGTGGCTGACATTAACGGCGTTATTCAATCGGGCGCTTCTGTGAACTCCATGATCCGCAGCTTCAAAGGCATCTTTGATCGCTATTCTGATACGTCTTATGTGGCTGCTTACGCGCTTGGGAATGACGGTCGCTCAGCGTCCAACGCGCAGAAAAGTGCATTTGCAGATGCGTTCGGAAACTACCTCGCGGACAAATACGGTCGTCGCTTTAACGAATTCGCAGGTGGGCAAATTCAAGTCCAAGGTTCCCGCACAGTGAACAGCTACATCGAAGTGCGCACCCTTGCCGTGCTGCGCAACCAGTCGCCGTTTCAGGTGGATTTTCACGTATCTGACCGCCCGGGTCGTCCGGTGTTCTTCAACTTGATCATTGAAGGCATCAACATGCTGCTGTCCGAACGTGCAGAAATCGGTGCGATGTTGGACGCACGTGGTGGTAACCTCGATACGCTCATTCGTGATCTAAGCTAG